One part of the Nicotiana tabacum cultivar K326 unplaced genomic scaffold, ASM71507v2 Un00438, whole genome shotgun sequence genome encodes these proteins:
- the LOC142179242 gene encoding uncharacterized protein LOC142179242 has protein sequence MAEMYQAWIKGHPPPSFPTNYTENPASIPPLSQSQMPNTIDLSPQHAPGFTPYHNYPGTLTQTVHAPPAKTTSYPAPIPAPIFVPPPQATLHRSSSEPAFPATDAHYYAPEPTFKVSDPYSYNPQFEPHVETDKLPKNAEQEVIFRKVQSLEQSLRNMQGLGNQVSVAYKDLCLFPDVQLPAGFKMPKLDLYDGHGDLVSHLRGYCSKMRGAEGKYKLLMAYFSQSLSGAALEWYTHQDASRWYTWDNMAQAFARHFQYNIDIVPDHLSLTKVEKKPSESFREYGFQWREQATRVNPPMEEDEMVKYFLQALEPTYYGHLISTIGKSFNDVVKMGEMVEEGLKSSKIMSYSAIKATTKSRVVPKVC, from the coding sequence atggcagaaatgtatcaagcctggatTAAGGGACATCCTCCACCCTCGTTCCCTACCAACTACACAGAAAACCCTGCTTCCATTCCACCATTATCTCAATCCCAGATGCCCAATACCATTGATCTTTCCCCACAACACGCACCTGGCTTTACCCCTTACCATAACTACCCCGGCACTTTAACCCAAACTGTTCATGCTCCgccagccaaaacaacctcataCCCTGCTCCGATACCTGCTCCTATTTTTGTACCCCCTCCACAAGCTACCCTCcaccgatcctctagtgagcccGCATTCCCCGCTACAGATGCCCACTACTATGCACcagagcccaccttcaaagtctCAGATCCTTACTCTTACAATCCCCaatttgagcctcatgttgaaactgaCAAACTACCCAAGAACGCAGAGCAAGAAGTGATATTTAGGAAGGTACAGAGTCTGGAGCAATCattgagaaatatgcaagggttgggaAACCAAGTGAGTGTagcctataaggatttgtgtttgttccccgatgtccaattgcctgccgggttcaagatgcccaagttagACTTGTATGATGGACATGGGGATCTTGTATCTCATCTGAGAGGTTattgtagtaaaatgagaggcgCCGAGGGAAAATATAAATTACTGATGGCAtacttcagccaaagtctgagtggggcagctttagaatggtacacccaCCAGGacgccagcaggtggtacacctgggacaatatggctcaggcctttgcccggcactttcagtacaatatagacattgttccAGACCACCTATCTCTGACCAAGGTGGAAAAGAAacccagtgaaagctttagagaatacgGGTTCCAATGGAGGGAGCAAGCCACACGAGTCAATCCTCCGATGGAAGAGGACGAGATGGTTaaatactttcttcaagccctaGAGCCCACTTACTATGGCCACTTGATCTCAACGATTGGTAAGTCTTTCAATGATGTGGTGaagatgggagaaatggtggaagaggggctcaagtcgagtaagatcatgagctattctgctaTAAAAGCAACCACCAAATCCAGAGTGGTACCGAAAGTTTGCtag